One region of Flavobacterium lipolyticum genomic DNA includes:
- a CDS encoding Fic family protein, translating into MWDIDLTYRTEFQSTFDRLYQKRLDLQNSRPLPNIALHKIRESLSLEWTYNSNSIEGNTMSLRETQMVIQEGITIKGKSLREHFETHNHDKAIDYLYEIIDDTYKLRSIDILSIHGLVLRSIEDDFAGRLRNGGVRISGANFMPPNANKVSDYLDELIDFINTNPLDLNDIELATIYHHKLVWIHPFFDGNGRTVRLSMNLLLMRCGFPPAIILKNDRKKYYEALNQANNGNYQKLTLLMCQALERTLNIYLNAMPGSDYDYQKISDIVSEPETPYGQEYVSLLARTGKIDAYKEGRNWYTTKEAIEEYMLTRKRKR; encoded by the coding sequence ATGTGGGATATAGACTTAACATATAGAACTGAATTTCAATCTACCTTTGATCGATTGTATCAAAAAAGGCTCGATCTGCAGAACAGCAGACCACTGCCCAACATTGCTTTGCATAAAATCAGAGAGAGTTTATCTTTAGAATGGACCTACAATTCGAACAGCATCGAAGGTAACACGATGAGCTTACGCGAAACCCAAATGGTCATTCAGGAAGGTATCACCATCAAAGGAAAATCGCTTCGGGAACATTTTGAAACCCACAATCATGATAAGGCGATTGATTATCTGTATGAAATTATAGACGATACCTACAAACTCCGAAGCATTGACATTTTGTCGATTCACGGATTAGTTTTGCGTTCTATTGAAGATGATTTTGCCGGTCGTTTGCGCAATGGCGGAGTTCGAATTTCGGGAGCAAATTTTATGCCGCCCAATGCCAACAAAGTTTCAGATTATCTTGATGAATTAATTGATTTCATCAATACAAATCCATTAGATCTCAACGATATTGAATTGGCTACGATTTATCACCATAAGTTGGTCTGGATTCATCCTTTTTTTGATGGAAATGGTCGTACAGTGCGCTTAAGTATGAATTTATTGCTAATGCGTTGTGGTTTTCCTCCGGCTATTATCCTAAAAAATGACCGAAAGAAATATTACGAGGCCCTCAATCAGGCAAACAATGGTAATTATCAAAAATTAACCCTTTTGATGTGTCAGGCTTTAGAACGAACTTTAAATATCTATCTAAATGCAATGCCGGGCAGTGATTATGATTATCAAAAAATATCTGATATTGTAAGCGAACCTGAAACCCCATACGGTCAGGAATATGTAAGTTTACTTGCCAGAACAGGCAAAATAGATGCTTATAAAGAAGGCCGAAACTGGTACACTACTAAAGAAGCCATCGAAGAATACATGCTTACACGTAAAAGAAAACGCTAA
- a CDS encoding chloride channel protein: MLKKYFRKLESIIALGQSLMTPKQFIFLSSVLIGISCSLAVIVLKTFAHSVFSFATYINGILKLSFINSILPIIGIVLTVFVIKRVLNGSIEKGTSQILYAVAKKASIIPRKQMYAQIVTSSLTVGLGGSAGLESPIVITGAAFGSNFAQNYRLPYKDRTLLIGCGVAAGIAAAFNAPIAGVLFAIEVLLVDVSISAFTPIMISAATGALVSAIVLDETILLSFKKQEAFNYHNIPFYVLLGILTGFMAVYYARNFQKIEHYFASLKIGAYKKALIGSSLLALLIFIFPTLFGEGYESIKTLSETDPGKILNNTLFEDFRNNQWVLLLFVGCTMMVKVFASALTLGSGGNGGNFAPSLFLGSYLGYFFSKFISLIGLSKLPISNFTMVGMAGILSGLFHAPLTAIFLIAEITGGYSLMIPLMIVSSISFAISKRFEKYSLDVKGLAKKGHAFTSNKDSNILSTLDIDTIIQCDYLTVHPDENLSKLVDLISHSNQVVFAVVNNEKELVGIVHFNDIREIIFNAYRVKYTAIKDVMKTPLVTISSSDSMEIVMSKFEQSKTAFLPVLRNEKYYGFISKSIALEAYRTKLRSMTIE, from the coding sequence ATGCTAAAAAAATATTTTAGAAAACTAGAAAGCATTATCGCTTTAGGACAATCGTTAATGACTCCAAAGCAATTTATTTTCCTGTCAAGCGTTTTAATTGGTATTTCCTGCTCTTTGGCGGTAATTGTTTTAAAAACTTTTGCCCATAGTGTTTTTTCATTTGCCACTTATATCAACGGAATTTTAAAACTAAGCTTTATTAATAGTATCCTGCCGATTATCGGTATTGTACTTACTGTATTTGTGATCAAAAGGGTTTTGAACGGGAGCATCGAAAAAGGAACCTCACAAATATTATATGCCGTTGCAAAAAAAGCAAGTATAATTCCCAGAAAACAAATGTATGCACAAATCGTTACCAGTTCGTTAACGGTTGGCTTGGGAGGTTCTGCAGGTTTGGAGAGTCCTATTGTGATTACAGGAGCTGCTTTTGGATCGAATTTCGCCCAAAATTACAGACTCCCTTACAAGGATAGAACTTTGCTGATTGGCTGTGGTGTTGCTGCCGGAATTGCCGCGGCTTTTAACGCTCCTATTGCAGGAGTTCTTTTCGCCATCGAAGTTTTACTGGTAGACGTAAGCATTTCTGCCTTTACTCCTATTATGATTTCGGCCGCGACAGGCGCTTTAGTTTCAGCTATTGTCTTAGACGAAACCATTTTACTATCTTTCAAAAAACAGGAAGCATTTAATTATCACAATATTCCGTTTTATGTTCTTTTAGGAATACTAACCGGTTTCATGGCCGTTTATTATGCCCGAAATTTTCAAAAAATTGAACATTATTTTGCCAGTCTAAAAATAGGAGCCTATAAAAAAGCCTTAATAGGCTCTTCGCTATTGGCCTTACTTATTTTTATTTTTCCAACATTATTTGGTGAGGGTTACGAGAGTATCAAAACGCTATCTGAAACTGATCCGGGAAAAATATTAAACAATACTTTGTTTGAAGATTTCAGAAACAATCAATGGGTTTTACTGTTGTTTGTAGGATGCACCATGATGGTCAAAGTTTTTGCCTCGGCACTTACCCTCGGAAGTGGCGGAAATGGTGGTAACTTTGCTCCCTCTCTATTCCTGGGATCCTATTTGGGGTACTTTTTCTCGAAGTTCATTAGCCTAATTGGTCTGTCAAAACTTCCTATTAGTAATTTTACGATGGTTGGAATGGCCGGAATCTTAAGCGGATTGTTTCATGCTCCACTGACCGCCATTTTCTTAATTGCCGAAATTACAGGTGGTTACAGCTTAATGATCCCGCTAATGATTGTATCTTCAATCAGTTTCGCCATTTCAAAACGTTTTGAAAAATATTCCTTAGACGTTAAAGGCTTAGCTAAAAAAGGGCACGCTTTTACAAGTAATAAAGATTCCAATATATTATCGACTTTAGATATTGATACGATCATCCAATGCGATTACCTAACGGTGCATCCGGATGAAAATTTAAGCAAACTCGTAGATCTTATCTCGCACTCCAACCAAGTGGTCTTCGCTGTGGTAAACAATGAGAAAGAACTCGTTGGTATTGTTCATTTTAATGATATCCGTGAAATTATTTTTAATGCTTATCGTGTCAAATATACCGCCATTAAAGATGTAATGAAAACACCTCTAGTTACTATTTCTTCTTCTGACAGTATGGAAATTGTAATGAGTAAATTCGAACAATCCAAAACAGCCTTTCTTCCCGTTCTCCGTAACGAAAAATACTATGGATTCATTTCCAAATCAATAGCACTTGAAGCCTATAGAACCAAATTGCGTTCTATGACAATTGAGTAG
- the ggt gene encoding gamma-glutamyltransferase has translation MKKITFLFTLIYISCTAQQNPIKPTGLVVSKAMVVSARAEASKVGADIMKKGGNAFDAMVGTELALAVAFPYAGNIGGGGFMVYRKANGEVGSLDYREKAPLAATKDMFLDKDGNVIKGKSTETALAIGVPGTVAGVFAVHKKLGSLPMSEILKPVIALAEKGVIVTLKQQKQLEAYHDAIVKVNGPNTLMAGKFKENDTIKYPALASTLKRIQKNGKDEFYKGQTAKTLVNYIQKKGGIITLKDLEKYEAKWRKPLQFDYKELKITSMAPPSSGGICLAQIMKMISPFYLSKMGHNTPESIQVIVEAERRAYADRSQFLGDPDFVKIPMNALLSDAYLKDRMSSFNAEKASLSSEIKEGKVTYNESTETTHYSIVDAQGNAVAATTTINDAFGSKYYCDELGFFLNNEMDDFSAKPGSPNMFGLVGNEANSIAPQKRMLSSMTPTIVEKNGKLFMVVGTPGGSTIITSVLQAILNVYEYNLSMQEAVNAPRFHHQWLPDLITFEPGAFSNVTIDKLKAKGYLINEKNAPVIGKLDCILVLPDNSLEGGADFRGDDTAVGF, from the coding sequence ATGAAAAAAATAACTTTCTTATTTACGCTAATCTATATTAGCTGTACTGCACAGCAAAACCCAATAAAGCCAACCGGACTTGTAGTTTCGAAAGCGATGGTGGTTTCGGCACGTGCAGAAGCTTCTAAAGTTGGAGCAGATATCATGAAAAAAGGCGGTAATGCTTTTGACGCAATGGTGGGTACCGAACTGGCACTGGCTGTTGCTTTTCCGTATGCAGGAAATATTGGCGGTGGCGGTTTTATGGTTTACCGAAAAGCTAATGGCGAAGTTGGATCATTGGATTATCGTGAAAAAGCACCACTGGCAGCAACAAAAGACATGTTCCTTGATAAAGACGGAAATGTCATTAAAGGAAAAAGTACCGAAACGGCTTTGGCTATTGGTGTTCCGGGAACTGTTGCCGGAGTTTTTGCGGTTCATAAGAAATTAGGATCTCTGCCGATGTCCGAAATTTTAAAACCTGTTATTGCCCTTGCCGAAAAAGGCGTGATCGTAACCCTAAAACAGCAAAAGCAACTGGAGGCTTATCACGATGCTATTGTAAAAGTAAATGGCCCGAATACCCTTATGGCAGGAAAATTTAAAGAAAATGATACCATTAAATACCCTGCTTTGGCCAGCACTCTGAAGCGTATTCAAAAGAACGGAAAAGATGAATTTTACAAAGGTCAGACTGCTAAAACTTTAGTAAATTATATACAGAAAAAAGGAGGAATCATAACCCTTAAAGATTTAGAAAAATACGAAGCCAAATGGAGAAAACCATTACAGTTTGATTATAAAGAGCTGAAAATAACCTCTATGGCCCCACCAAGCAGCGGCGGAATTTGTCTGGCTCAAATTATGAAAATGATTAGTCCTTTTTATTTATCCAAAATGGGGCACAACACTCCGGAATCTATTCAGGTAATCGTTGAAGCTGAACGAAGAGCTTATGCGGACAGAAGTCAGTTTTTAGGCGATCCGGATTTTGTAAAAATTCCGATGAATGCTTTATTGTCTGATGCCTATTTAAAAGACAGAATGTCGAGTTTCAATGCTGAAAAGGCGAGTTTATCTTCTGAAATTAAAGAAGGAAAAGTAACGTACAATGAGAGTACCGAAACGACGCATTATTCGATCGTGGATGCACAAGGAAATGCCGTTGCCGCTACTACAACCATAAATGATGCCTTTGGATCAAAATACTACTGTGATGAATTAGGTTTCTTTTTAAACAATGAAATGGACGATTTTAGTGCAAAACCGGGATCTCCCAATATGTTTGGTTTAGTAGGAAATGAAGCCAACAGTATTGCACCTCAAAAAAGAATGCTGAGCTCAATGACTCCAACAATTGTCGAAAAAAACGGTAAACTGTTTATGGTGGTAGGTACTCCGGGCGGATCGACTATTATCACTTCGGTATTACAGGCAATTTTGAATGTTTATGAGTATAATTTAAGCATGCAGGAAGCAGTGAATGCTCCACGTTTTCACCATCAGTGGCTTCCGGATCTTATTACATTTGAACCTGGTGCCTTTAGCAACGTTACAATTGACAAGTTAAAAGCAAAAGGATATCTGATCAATGAAAAAAACGCTCCTGTAATTGGTAAACTGGATTGTATTTTGGTTCTTCCGGACAATTCTCTTGAAGGCGGGGCTGATTTTCGTGGAGACGATACAGCAGTAGGTTTTTAA
- a CDS encoding ACP phosphodiesterase, which produces MNFLAHIYLSGENDLIKIGNFMADGIRGKQFEHFPEDVQKGILLHRFIDTYTDSHDIFRQSTKRLHEKYHHYAGVIVDIVYDHFLAKNWEKYSDEKLDRFVNRFYRSLHGNYPILTEKTQDMMPYMIKQNWLLSYQTVEGIHQILTQMDRRRSKNQSNMQFATAELKEFYPEFEREFTLFFEDMKSQANQKLLSL; this is translated from the coding sequence ATGAATTTCCTAGCTCATATCTATCTTTCAGGTGAAAATGATTTGATTAAAATTGGCAACTTTATGGCCGATGGAATTCGCGGTAAACAGTTTGAACATTTTCCGGAAGATGTTCAAAAAGGAATTCTTTTGCATCGTTTTATAGACACTTATACTGATTCTCATGATATTTTCAGACAGAGCACCAAACGTTTACATGAAAAATACCATCATTATGCAGGCGTAATTGTCGATATTGTCTACGATCATTTTTTAGCCAAAAACTGGGAAAAATATTCCGACGAAAAACTAGATCGTTTTGTGAACCGATTTTACAGATCGCTGCATGGAAACTATCCTATCCTGACTGAAAAAACACAAGATATGATGCCGTATATGATCAAACAAAACTGGCTTTTGAGTTATCAGACTGTTGAAGGGATCCATCAGATTTTAACTCAGATGGACCGAAGGAGATCAAAAAACCAATCCAACATGCAATTTGCTACTGCTGAACTAAAGGAATTCTATCCTGAATTTGAACGTGAGTTCACGCTCTTCTTTGAGGATATGAAAAGCCAGGCCAATCAAAAATTACTTTCTCTTTAA
- the glmM gene encoding phosphoglucosamine mutase, whose amino-acid sequence MTLIKSISGIRGTIGGKVGDNLTPVDAVKFASAYGTFLKNNTSKEKLTVVIGRDARISGPMIHNLVVNTLIGLGINVIDLGLSTTPTVEVAVPLEKADGGIILTASHNPKQWNALKLLNAKGEFLSGEEGAKILEIAEAEAFDFSDVDSLGEITINDAYMDIHIDEVLNLPLVDVEAVKAAKFKVVVDGVNSSGGIIIPKLLEQMGVEVVKLYCEPNGHFPHNPEPLKEHLTDISELVVKEKAHLGVVVDPDVDRLAFISEDGEMFGEEYTLVACADYVLSKTPGNTVSNMSSSRALRDVTVAHGGKYEASAVGEVNVVALMKKNNAIIGGEGNGGIIYPESHYGRDSLVGVALFLTHLANKNMSVSALRASYPEYYMSKNKIELTPQIDVDAILEAMTEKYKNEDISTIDGVKIDFATEWVHLRKSNTEPIIRIYTEAPSQEKADVLALRIIDEIKAIAGI is encoded by the coding sequence ATGACTTTAATAAAATCAATTTCAGGAATACGAGGGACAATCGGTGGAAAAGTAGGAGATAACCTGACTCCTGTTGATGCTGTAAAATTTGCATCGGCATACGGTACTTTTTTGAAAAACAACACCTCAAAAGAAAAATTAACAGTGGTGATTGGTCGTGACGCGAGAATTTCAGGACCAATGATTCACAATCTTGTAGTAAATACGCTAATTGGTTTAGGAATTAATGTAATTGATTTAGGACTTTCTACAACACCAACAGTAGAAGTAGCTGTTCCGTTGGAAAAAGCAGACGGAGGAATTATTTTAACGGCTTCTCACAATCCGAAACAATGGAACGCTCTGAAATTGTTGAACGCAAAAGGTGAGTTTTTAAGCGGAGAAGAAGGTGCGAAAATTCTTGAAATCGCAGAAGCAGAGGCTTTTGATTTCTCAGATGTTGACAGTTTGGGTGAGATTACGATAAACGATGCTTATATGGATATTCATATCGACGAGGTTTTGAACTTGCCTTTGGTAGATGTTGAAGCTGTAAAAGCGGCAAAATTTAAAGTGGTAGTAGATGGTGTAAACTCTTCAGGAGGAATTATCATTCCAAAATTATTGGAACAAATGGGTGTGGAGGTCGTAAAATTATACTGCGAACCAAACGGACACTTTCCTCACAATCCGGAACCATTAAAAGAACATTTAACGGATATTTCGGAATTGGTAGTAAAAGAAAAAGCGCATTTAGGAGTAGTTGTTGATCCGGACGTTGATCGTCTGGCTTTTATCTCTGAAGACGGGGAAATGTTTGGGGAAGAATATACTTTGGTAGCCTGCGCTGATTATGTGTTGAGTAAAACTCCCGGAAATACAGTTTCAAATATGTCATCGTCACGTGCTTTGCGCGACGTAACTGTTGCTCATGGTGGGAAATACGAAGCAAGTGCTGTAGGTGAAGTAAACGTGGTAGCGTTAATGAAGAAAAACAATGCTATTATTGGAGGTGAAGGTAACGGTGGAATTATTTATCCGGAATCTCATTACGGAAGAGATAGTTTGGTGGGAGTTGCTTTATTTTTAACCCATTTGGCAAATAAAAATATGTCAGTTTCGGCATTGCGTGCTTCTTACCCGGAGTATTATATGAGTAAAAATAAAATTGAATTAACACCACAAATCGATGTTGATGCAATTTTAGAAGCCATGACCGAAAAATACAAAAACGAAGATATCAGTACAATTGATGGTGTGAAAATCGATTTTGCTACTGAATGGGTTCATTTAAGAAAATCAAACACAGAGCCAATCATCAGGATTTATACAGAAGCTCCTTCTCAGGAAAAGGCCGATGTTTTGGCACTTCGAATTATTGATGAAATAAAAGCGATCGCAGGAATTTAA
- a CDS encoding lysophospholipid acyltransferase family protein produces the protein MQFLVYIIAYPFLWLISILPFRIFYWFSDFVCFLIYRIVGYRKKVVRENLKLTLPHLNDAERKEIEKKFYSHMCDMFLEMIKTMSISPEEMERRFKTTNIEIVNEYAKKGKSTILVAAHYASYEWLLTMNTKIAFQGIAVYKKVANPYFDKLVRKIRSKYDTELVETRKAIPTMAQNQRNGILSMYGLASDQSPKLDRIFHSMKFMGIEVPVHTGAEMLAKKYDLSVIFVKVKKVARGYYEATFVPIADNPNDYKNFDITEKYLREVEKQIYEAPEFYLWTHKRWKHRIE, from the coding sequence ATGCAATTTCTCGTTTATATCATAGCCTATCCTTTTCTATGGCTTATCTCTATTCTCCCATTCCGAATATTTTACTGGTTTTCTGATTTTGTTTGTTTTCTGATTTACCGAATCGTAGGCTATCGTAAAAAAGTAGTACGAGAAAACTTAAAACTTACTTTACCACATTTAAACGATGCTGAACGAAAAGAAATCGAAAAGAAATTCTATAGCCACATGTGCGACATGTTTCTGGAAATGATCAAAACGATGAGCATTTCACCTGAAGAAATGGAAAGAAGATTTAAGACTACGAATATTGAGATTGTAAACGAATATGCGAAAAAAGGTAAAAGCACCATTCTGGTAGCTGCGCATTACGCCAGTTATGAATGGCTTTTAACTATGAACACAAAAATTGCTTTTCAGGGTATAGCGGTCTATAAAAAAGTGGCCAACCCCTACTTTGATAAACTGGTTCGAAAAATACGTTCTAAATACGACACTGAATTGGTTGAAACCAGAAAAGCGATTCCAACAATGGCTCAAAACCAGCGTAACGGAATTTTAAGCATGTACGGTTTAGCCAGCGACCAATCGCCTAAACTGGATCGAATTTTTCATTCGATGAAATTTATGGGAATTGAAGTTCCCGTGCACACCGGAGCCGAAATGCTGGCCAAGAAATACGATCTGAGTGTTATTTTTGTAAAAGTAAAAAAAGTGGCCAGAGGCTATTACGAAGCCACCTTTGTACCGATCGCCGACAATCCAAATGATTATAAAAATTTTGACATCACGGAGAAATACTTAAGAGAAGTAGAAAAACAAATTTATGAGGCTCCTGAATTCTATTTGTGGACGCACAAAAGATGGAAACACAGGATAGAGTAA
- a CDS encoding rhomboid family intramembrane serine protease yields the protein MNTILIGIIVANVLISYQGFNNLAFFRKYEFHVGSIRSGEQIRMLSSGFLHADMMHLLFNMLTLWFFAPVVLQWLGNFSFLLIYFGSLIFGSLLTMLFHKNDYSYRAVGASGAVTGVLYSAILLQPDMMLGIFFVIPMPAYLFGILYLLYSIYGMKAKNDNIGHTAHFGGAIGGYFITLIKEPSLFVDHSLMVILLAIPILILFVMAKLGKL from the coding sequence ATGAATACCATTTTGATTGGAATTATAGTTGCCAATGTTTTGATTAGTTATCAGGGTTTCAACAATCTTGCTTTTTTTAGAAAATATGAGTTTCATGTAGGAAGTATTCGCTCAGGAGAACAAATAAGAATGCTTTCATCTGGTTTTTTACACGCCGATATGATGCATTTGCTTTTTAATATGCTTACGCTTTGGTTTTTTGCTCCGGTGGTATTGCAGTGGTTGGGTAATTTTTCTTTTCTGTTAATTTATTTCGGAAGTTTAATTTTCGGAAGCTTATTAACGATGCTGTTTCATAAAAACGATTATAGTTACCGTGCAGTAGGGGCATCGGGTGCGGTGACAGGAGTTTTATACTCCGCCATATTGTTACAGCCGGATATGATGTTGGGAATCTTTTTTGTCATACCAATGCCGGCCTATTTATTTGGAATTTTATATTTATTGTATTCGATATACGGAATGAAGGCTAAAAATGATAATATTGGACATACAGCACATTTTGGAGGTGCTATTGGCGGATATTTCATAACTTTGATTAAAGAGCCTTCCTTATTTGTAGATCATAGTTTAATGGTAATATTGTTGGCAATCCCTATTTTAATCCTTTTCGTTATGGCTAAATTGGGGAAATTGTAA
- a CDS encoding SIMPL domain-containing protein — protein MKKVVLFLTIMFMSMSYAQEVKQIPQINVSGEGKVKIAPDQVCISATVETKGNNAKDVKKQNDEKIDAVLKFIKKMNVPVADYKTKQVSLNPQYDYEKKKTSYNATQTVEIVLKDLSKYDEVMEGLVQQGINRIDNVSFESSKLAQHQSEARKLAIKDAKAKAEDYVSVLGQKVGKAITISDNSQVYNPRPMYAAMKSMAMDANGGAEHETLAVGEIEITANVNVSFVLD, from the coding sequence ATGAAGAAAGTAGTATTATTTTTAACCATCATGTTTATGTCTATGTCTTACGCACAAGAAGTCAAACAAATTCCTCAAATCAATGTAAGTGGTGAAGGAAAAGTAAAAATAGCACCAGATCAGGTTTGTATTTCAGCTACGGTGGAAACAAAAGGGAATAATGCTAAAGATGTCAAAAAACAAAACGACGAAAAAATTGACGCTGTTTTGAAATTTATTAAAAAAATGAATGTTCCTGTTGCTGATTACAAAACGAAACAAGTTTCGCTTAATCCGCAATACGATTACGAAAAAAAGAAAACAAGTTATAATGCTACTCAGACTGTAGAAATTGTATTGAAAGATTTATCTAAGTACGATGAAGTAATGGAAGGTTTGGTACAACAAGGAATCAATCGTATCGATAATGTTTCTTTTGAATCTTCTAAATTAGCACAACACCAATCAGAAGCCCGTAAATTAGCGATTAAAGATGCTAAAGCAAAAGCGGAAGACTACGTTTCAGTTTTAGGACAAAAAGTTGGTAAAGCGATTACAATCTCTGACAATTCTCAAGTATACAATCCAAGACCAATGTATGCAGCTATGAAATCAATGGCTATGGATGCTAACGGTGGTGCTGAACATGAAACGCTTGCTG